In Pedobacter africanus, a single window of DNA contains:
- a CDS encoding DUF4142 domain-containing protein has product MKTKNLLKFSAGLMVFAGLTACQNTDRSGNAQLDSAPVGSDSLRKADSSDARNDVTHMSKVDGDGAAFMDTAAVGGMMEVDLGKLALQKSSNAQVKKFAAKMVADHTQANTDLKAVAAKLEHLLPSAYPADVKAHMDAMKKLSGKEFDQHYMDMMVNDHVKTLDLFRSASSLRGELKDFAARTLPVLEKHHEMAKEINASLK; this is encoded by the coding sequence ATGAAAACTAAAAATTTGTTAAAATTTTCTGCTGGCCTGATGGTTTTTGCCGGATTAACTGCTTGTCAGAATACAGACAGAAGCGGTAATGCACAGTTGGACAGTGCTCCGGTTGGCAGTGATTCTCTGCGCAAGGCAGACAGTTCAGATGCCCGAAATGATGTGACTCATATGAGTAAGGTGGATGGCGACGGTGCGGCTTTTATGGATACCGCTGCTGTTGGCGGTATGATGGAGGTAGATCTGGGTAAACTTGCGCTTCAGAAGTCTTCCAATGCACAGGTTAAGAAATTTGCCGCGAAAATGGTTGCCGATCATACACAGGCCAATACTGATTTGAAAGCTGTCGCTGCGAAGCTGGAGCATTTGTTGCCTTCGGCTTATCCGGCGGATGTTAAAGCGCATATGGATGCGATGAAGAAGTTAAGTGGGAAAGAATTTGATCAGCATTATATGGATATGATGGTAAACGATCATGTTAAAACCCTTGATTTGTTTAGATCAGCGAGCAGCTTAAGAGGAGAGCTTAAGGATTTTGCTGCCCGCACGCTTCCGGTTTTGGAAAAACACCACGAGATGGCTAAGGAAATAAATGCTTCGCTAAAATAA